The Eubacteriaceae bacterium Marseille-Q4139 genome has a window encoding:
- a CDS encoding sugar ABC transporter substrate-binding protein, with the protein MRKRAFLSLILAASMLMAACSSGTEQKGTETAATTTSAETEAAEQTGNSETETADAENSGEYPEIKVGIITLNLEAQYWLDTVAGLESVVEPRGGSVTLYSSENDVQKAIQQVEDMITKQFDAIVLTCIDKEGLRPALQQAHDAGIPVVVYDKATNDTDLVYTQIQTNDYNIGYYLAENLAEALDYKGKVMCVNTPSVSVQGRVSGFTDCIAQYPDMELITGEAATALADATLPVVESLLQKDPDIVGWLGINETQSVGALSAIEGAQAENVKVFSLEPSKTMRGFMKEGKVDCLVDQQPYVMGTMIGEACYSAVAGETMDPAVEVPYGIVWPEDLEEYEANLKEAE; encoded by the coding sequence ATGAGGAAACGAGCATTTTTAAGCCTGATTTTAGCAGCATCTATGTTGATGGCAGCATGCTCTTCCGGAACTGAGCAGAAGGGGACGGAGACAGCAGCGACGACGACGTCCGCAGAAACGGAAGCGGCAGAACAGACCGGAAATTCAGAAACCGAAACAGCGGATGCGGAAAATTCCGGGGAGTACCCGGAGATTAAGGTGGGGATTATTACGTTGAATCTGGAGGCGCAGTATTGGCTTGATACGGTGGCTGGTCTGGAGTCTGTGGTGGAGCCGAGAGGCGGCTCGGTTACGCTGTACAGCTCTGAGAATGACGTGCAGAAGGCCATTCAGCAGGTAGAAGATATGATTACCAAGCAATTTGATGCGATAGTCCTTACCTGCATTGATAAAGAGGGGCTTCGTCCGGCACTCCAGCAGGCACATGATGCCGGAATTCCGGTTGTCGTTTATGACAAGGCAACAAATGATACGGATCTTGTATATACGCAGATCCAGACAAACGATTACAACATCGGGTATTATCTGGCTGAAAATCTGGCAGAAGCCTTGGATTATAAGGGAAAAGTAATGTGTGTCAATACTCCGTCGGTCTCTGTTCAGGGACGTGTATCCGGATTTACAGACTGTATCGCCCAGTATCCGGATATGGAGCTGATTACAGGAGAAGCGGCAACGGCACTGGCCGATGCGACTCTGCCTGTCGTAGAAAGCCTTCTTCAGAAGGACCCGGATATCGTCGGGTGGCTTGGAATTAACGAGACGCAGAGCGTAGGTGCACTGTCTGCCATTGAAGGCGCACAGGCGGAAAATGTAAAAGTGTTCAGCCTTGAACCAAGTAAGACCATGAGAGGTTTTATGAAAGAAGGCAAAGTGGACTGCCTTGTGGATCAGCAGCCATATGTGATGGGAACAATGATCGGGGAAGCCTGCTATTCGGCTGTTGCCGGAGAGACCATGGATCCGGCAGTGGAAGTGCCTTATGGAATCGTATGGCCGGAGGATCTGGAAGAGTATGAGGCAAATTTAAAGGAAGCAGAGTAA
- a CDS encoding sugar ABC transporter ATP-binding protein translates to MKQENVLEMKHVNISFFDVQVLHDVDFSVRPGEIHALMGENGAGKSTLMKILNGVYKATSGEIYIDGKKVTISSPNDARDHGISFMHQEILMAGNMTIAENIYMGVEPMAGGFVDKKTMNEKAQRTLDSLGLKLSAEQQVGLLSVAQQQMIEIARALSFHAKIIVMDEPTSSLTNREVEVLFEQIRRLKEQNIAVVYISHKMDEIEAICDRITVLRDGHYIGTEVIKEVSIDKIVSMMVGRELGNMYDSKVHHGTETVMEIKHLSNYYLKDISFSLKKGEILGFAGLVGAGRTELARAIFGIDRIDEGEIWLRGEKINCKNPKDAIELGIGLVPEDRKKQGLVLMHSVAYNLTLAIVDTFIKRFHVNYKKEQQIIDEYAHKLSIKMSSPEQKCINLSGGNQQKVVISKWLATGADVLILDEPTRGIDVGAKAEIYHLISELADKGMSVIVISSELPEVINLSSRVAVMHEGRLLGIMDKEKEDITQEKIMMCIAGGTNE, encoded by the coding sequence ATGAAGCAGGAAAATGTCCTTGAAATGAAGCATGTCAATATTTCATTCTTTGATGTACAGGTACTGCATGATGTTGATTTTTCTGTGCGGCCTGGAGAAATCCATGCATTGATGGGGGAAAATGGGGCAGGAAAATCCACTTTAATGAAAATCCTGAATGGTGTGTATAAAGCGACATCAGGAGAAATCTATATTGATGGAAAAAAAGTGACGATTTCCAGTCCAAATGATGCCAGAGACCATGGAATCAGTTTCATGCACCAGGAAATACTGATGGCGGGAAATATGACTATTGCTGAAAATATTTACATGGGCGTAGAGCCGATGGCAGGAGGGTTTGTGGATAAAAAAACCATGAACGAAAAAGCACAGAGGACATTGGATTCCCTGGGACTCAAGCTTTCTGCCGAACAGCAGGTCGGACTCCTCAGTGTTGCACAGCAGCAGATGATTGAAATAGCCCGGGCATTGTCATTTCACGCGAAAATTATCGTAATGGACGAACCGACCTCTTCTCTTACAAACAGAGAGGTGGAGGTTCTGTTTGAGCAGATCCGAAGGCTGAAAGAGCAGAATATTGCCGTAGTCTATATTTCTCATAAAATGGATGAAATTGAAGCAATCTGCGACAGGATTACGGTTCTGCGCGACGGGCATTATATTGGGACAGAAGTCATCAAAGAAGTGAGCATCGACAAAATTGTGTCCATGATGGTAGGACGTGAGCTCGGAAATATGTACGATTCTAAAGTACATCACGGTACGGAAACCGTCATGGAGATAAAGCACCTGTCGAATTACTATCTGAAGGACATCAGTTTCTCTTTAAAAAAAGGAGAGATCCTTGGGTTTGCCGGTCTGGTTGGAGCAGGGCGAACGGAGCTTGCAAGAGCAATTTTTGGAATTGACAGAATTGATGAGGGAGAAATATGGCTCAGGGGAGAAAAAATAAACTGTAAAAATCCCAAAGATGCCATTGAACTTGGCATAGGACTTGTTCCGGAGGACAGAAAAAAGCAGGGTCTAGTCCTGATGCACAGCGTTGCCTATAATCTAACCCTGGCAATTGTGGATACGTTTATAAAAAGATTCCATGTCAATTATAAGAAAGAGCAGCAGATCATTGACGAATACGCCCATAAACTATCCATTAAAATGAGCAGCCCAGAGCAAAAATGCATCAATTTAAGCGGAGGAAACCAGCAGAAGGTAGTTATATCGAAATGGCTGGCAACTGGTGCGGACGTTTTGATTCTGGATGAACCGACGAGAGGGATTGATGTCGGAGCGAAGGCAGAAATCTATCATTTGATCAGCGAACTGGCAGATAAGGGGATGTCTGTCATCGTAATTTCTTCCGAATTGCCGGAAGTCATTAACTTAAGCAGCCGTGTGGCAGTTATGCACGAAGGACGGCTTCTTGGGATTATGGACAAAGAAAAGGAAGATATAACTCAGGAAAAGATCATGATGTGTATTGCGGGAGGGACGAATGAATGA
- a CDS encoding ABC transporter permease, whose amino-acid sequence MKGIKQHFADSRNPVAKYIRNNMGIMIGLLTLVVVLSIASPYFLTKINFTNVLRQVTSNALLAFAITFCLIIGCMDLTVGSQVGLSGVLVAYCMVNFNMGFIPAMAVALLMGAFCGFINGFIVSRTQIPPYIVTLAMQNVLRGAAYLVAGGMAIKVTNDQFYNFGNGYVLGIPIPVIIFVVMGIILSIILERSVYGRRMFAVGGNKEAAEYSGINIKSIQVRTYMISGFLAALAGIIVASRVYSGQPTSGTNFEPDAIAAAVLGGTSFTGGRGSIGGTVIGILIIGVVANGLNLLEIPYYWQMVIKGLIILLAVFFDTRKHAKIK is encoded by the coding sequence ATGAAAGGAATAAAACAACATTTTGCTGACAGCAGGAACCCTGTCGCAAAATACATAAGAAACAATATGGGTATTATGATCGGCCTTTTAACGCTGGTCGTTGTGCTTTCAATTGCATCACCATACTTTCTGACAAAAATCAATTTCACAAATGTGCTGCGCCAGGTTACAAGCAATGCACTCCTGGCATTTGCCATTACGTTCTGTTTGATTATCGGGTGTATGGATTTGACAGTTGGATCCCAGGTGGGACTTAGTGGTGTTTTGGTTGCATACTGTATGGTGAATTTTAACATGGGATTTATCCCGGCTATGGCAGTTGCGCTGCTAATGGGAGCATTCTGTGGATTTATCAACGGTTTTATTGTATCAAGAACGCAGATTCCTCCATATATCGTTACATTAGCCATGCAGAATGTTCTCAGAGGCGCTGCATATCTTGTCGCAGGCGGCATGGCAATTAAGGTGACAAACGATCAGTTTTACAACTTTGGAAATGGCTACGTTCTTGGAATCCCAATTCCGGTTATTATTTTTGTAGTCATGGGAATTATTTTGTCCATCATTCTGGAGCGGTCGGTTTATGGACGCAGAATGTTTGCAGTGGGAGGAAATAAAGAAGCAGCAGAATATTCGGGAATCAATATTAAATCAATTCAGGTAAGGACATACATGATTTCTGGTTTCCTAGCGGCCCTAGCGGGAATTATTGTCGCATCCCGTGTTTATTCGGGGCAGCCGACTTCCGGTACAAACTTTGAGCCGGATGCAATCGCAGCAGCAGTTCTTGGCGGCACGAGCTTTACGGGAGGAAGAGGCTCCATTGGCGGGACGGTCATCGGCATTCTGATTATCGGAGTGGTAGCAAACGGGCTGAATCTTTTGGAGATTCCATATTACTGGCAGATGGTAATCAAAGGGTTGATTATTCTGCTGGCAGTGTTCTTTGATACGAGAAAACATGCAAAAATAAAATAG
- a CDS encoding SDR family oxidoreductase, producing the protein MKRLEGKTAVITGAGSGFGALSAKLFAEEGAKVVVADCNEEGGMQTVKEIEEKGGIAVFIKTDVTKSEDCKRMVETAVEKWGKLDIIFNNAGITGGVKYDFAHCDEEIFDQVLKVDVNGVFYGIRHAAPYMVKNGGGSIISTASVAGMLGCYGGPAYSSAKGAVIAMTIAAANEYGRFGIRANCISPYAANTPIMKDYMKTEQGRAKLELFKSGNPMGKLVDPKAIAYAALYLASDESSCTSGHNLVVDCGATIQSQPVNMDIFAADNPYEV; encoded by the coding sequence ATGAAAAGGCTGGAAGGAAAAACCGCAGTTATCACAGGGGCCGGTTCTGGTTTTGGAGCTTTGAGCGCAAAGTTGTTTGCAGAAGAAGGGGCTAAAGTGGTTGTTGCAGACTGCAATGAAGAGGGCGGTATGCAGACTGTCAAGGAAATTGAAGAAAAAGGTGGAATTGCAGTTTTTATAAAGACAGATGTTACAAAATCCGAGGACTGCAAACGGATGGTTGAAACGGCAGTTGAAAAATGGGGAAAACTGGATATCATTTTCAACAATGCGGGGATAACCGGAGGCGTAAAATATGACTTTGCTCATTGTGATGAAGAAATTTTTGATCAGGTCCTTAAAGTAGATGTGAATGGGGTTTTTTACGGAATACGCCATGCGGCGCCGTACATGGTAAAAAACGGCGGCGGTTCCATCATTTCAACAGCTTCCGTTGCCGGAATGCTTGGATGCTACGGCGGCCCGGCATATAGTTCCGCCAAGGGAGCTGTGATTGCCATGACGATTGCGGCGGCAAATGAATATGGAAGATTTGGGATTCGTGCCAACTGCATTTCCCCATATGCGGCTAACACACCGATTATGAAGGACTATATGAAAACAGAGCAGGGAAGGGCAAAGCTGGAGCTGTTTAAGTCCGGAAACCCCATGGGAAAACTAGTGGATCCAAAAGCAATTGCGTATGCAGCATTGTATCTGGCATCCGATGAATCTTCCTGTACAAGCGGGCATAATCTCGTTGTGGACTGCGGTGCTACAATTCAGTCACAGCCGGTTAATATGGACATTTTTGCGGCTGACAACCCATATGAGGTTTAA
- a CDS encoding Tm-1-like ATP-binding domain-containing protein, which yields MNRKPNIICAGMLDTKGEEIRYLASQVKKRGGNPVIMDVSLGHESDWADITLRESLAMTGNTPEDVFILARAAAIDIVAKAGTAKILELYRQGQVDGIIGWAGGIGTTVVTHLMRALPLGVPKVMLATGASGNTRRWLGVSDIYISNPISEKGINKLTKMTVNNGVCAVVAMAKEWVERSEAESEPERPMAAVTLYGTTTAAAIRCDEHMRKKGWDTLYFHQVGSGAAMEDLIRAGEIKAVFDLTPGELTNNYFQSQTNNPESWTGVRFTAAFDMGIPVVAAPGGIDESPFGMWQILPEEYKKEFASGKRQTYRDTGMPYYHNSSMIILPTTLQENKKFSQIIASRLNRARGPALFLLPLKGWSAYDQSAAHASKEMGWAEEGDGPVWMPDERMPQWSKRATQMWKVLEQQIDKGNGNVDMIPCDLHILDPEFAELACAAMDCMLSGTWKPGMFRELDYVVN from the coding sequence ATGAACAGAAAGCCCAACATCATATGCGCCGGCATGCTTGACACAAAGGGCGAAGAAATCCGCTACCTGGCGAGCCAGGTAAAAAAACGCGGCGGAAATCCCGTGATTATGGATGTGAGCCTGGGGCATGAGTCCGACTGGGCAGATATTACGCTGAGAGAGAGCCTGGCGATGACTGGGAATACGCCGGAGGATGTGTTTATCCTGGCGCGGGCGGCGGCCATCGACATTGTGGCAAAGGCAGGGACAGCGAAAATCCTGGAACTGTACCGGCAGGGACAGGTAGATGGAATCATCGGGTGGGCCGGCGGGATTGGAACCACCGTGGTGACGCACCTGATGCGTGCGCTTCCGCTTGGTGTCCCGAAGGTCATGTTGGCAACCGGCGCCTCGGGAAATACAAGGCGCTGGCTGGGCGTCTCAGATATTTACATTTCCAACCCGATCTCGGAAAAGGGCATCAACAAACTCACGAAGATGACCGTCAATAACGGCGTCTGTGCGGTTGTTGCCATGGCGAAGGAATGGGTGGAGAGAAGCGAAGCTGAGTCAGAGCCGGAGCGGCCCATGGCGGCGGTGACGCTGTACGGAACAACAACAGCGGCGGCGATTCGCTGTGATGAACATATGAGAAAAAAAGGCTGGGATACGCTGTATTTCCATCAGGTAGGCTCCGGCGCGGCTATGGAAGACTTAATCCGGGCGGGAGAGATCAAGGCTGTTTTCGACCTGACGCCAGGAGAACTTACGAACAACTATTTCCAGTCCCAGACGAATAACCCGGAGAGCTGGACGGGCGTCCGATTTACGGCTGCCTTTGATATGGGCATACCGGTGGTGGCAGCGCCGGGAGGTATTGACGAATCTCCCTTCGGCATGTGGCAGATTCTTCCGGAGGAGTATAAAAAGGAGTTTGCATCTGGAAAGCGCCAGACATATCGGGACACAGGAATGCCATACTATCACAATTCTTCCATGATTATCCTGCCGACAACGCTCCAGGAGAACAAAAAATTTTCCCAGATCATCGCGTCGAGGCTGAACCGTGCCAGAGGCCCCGCCTTGTTCCTTTTGCCATTGAAAGGGTGGTCGGCCTATGACCAGAGTGCCGCCCATGCCTCAAAGGAGATGGGATGGGCAGAGGAAGGCGACGGGCCTGTCTGGATGCCGGACGAGAGGATGCCGCAGTGGTCGAAACGGGCCACCCAGATGTGGAAGGTTCTGGAGCAGCAGATTGACAAAGGAAACGGAAATGTAGATATGATTCCATGCGACCTGCATATCCTGGATCCGGAGTTTGCAGAGCTGGCATGTGCGGCCATGGATTGCATGCTTTCCGGCACATGGAAGCCGGGAATGTTCCGGGAGCTGGATTATGTCGTTAATTGA
- a CDS encoding VOC family protein, which translates to MKHFTGLAHLALYTTDLEGTIRFYELLGGQVTGRAEVEKPAGTNRLAMVALPGFSLEIIEPHDGSPVTAEGGLFPHVAIQVDDIDAAVSDLKAAGISTFRAEAPMDMPIFGGIRNIFFTGPNGELLELLQKTAS; encoded by the coding sequence ATGAAACATTTTACCGGACTTGCACATCTTGCACTTTACACGACGGATCTTGAGGGCACCATCCGCTTTTATGAGCTGCTCGGCGGACAGGTGACCGGGCGGGCCGAGGTGGAAAAACCGGCCGGCACGAACCGGCTCGCCATGGTGGCGCTCCCCGGCTTCAGCCTGGAAATCATCGAGCCCCACGACGGGAGCCCCGTCACGGCGGAGGGCGGCCTCTTCCCCCATGTCGCCATCCAGGTGGATGACATCGACGCGGCCGTTTCCGATTTAAAGGCCGCCGGGATCAGCACTTTCCGCGCAGAAGCGCCCATGGACATGCCTATTTTCGGCGGAATCCGCAACATCTTCTTCACCGGGCCCAACGGGGAGCTTCTCGAATTATTGCAGAAAACAGCATCTTAA
- a CDS encoding metallophosphoesterase, producing the protein MNRITIAHLSDIHHNPGDTSQLSTLLKEKQLFVEKHLEICLRVLAERQPDLVAVTGDLTHEGSADAYRYLREQFDRFLPGTPVLCSMGNHDIRRAFREGFLGEAADGPEADAPYFASVSVRGFRFISLDSAWKNGLEGVLDDDALDYLESQLVKPAACGAFLLLHHPVMDAAKSMGLTMSERLAEILQSGKIRGIFNGHVHGSYTGTVYGVPQFTADSLKTGCDLRSDTLAYNDRAGYEIVTFDAKGDWLTERFLIRPEAETFFTKEF; encoded by the coding sequence ATGAACAGAATCACAATCGCGCACTTAAGCGATATCCACCATAATCCCGGCGATACGAGCCAGTTATCCACATTACTAAAAGAAAAACAGTTATTTGTGGAAAAACATCTGGAAATCTGTCTGCGCGTGCTGGCAGAGCGCCAGCCGGATCTCGTGGCTGTGACAGGGGATCTGACCCATGAAGGGTCTGCGGACGCCTATCGCTATCTGAGGGAACAGTTCGACCGCTTCCTGCCGGGCACACCGGTGCTTTGTTCCATGGGAAACCATGACATCCGCCGTGCTTTCCGCGAGGGTTTTCTTGGCGAGGCGGCTGACGGCCCGGAGGCAGATGCCCCGTATTTCGCTTCAGTTTCCGTCAGGGGCTTTCGCTTTATCTCTTTAGACAGCGCATGGAAGAACGGGCTGGAGGGCGTCCTAGACGATGATGCGTTGGATTATCTGGAAAGCCAGCTCGTAAAGCCGGCCGCCTGCGGTGCGTTTCTTCTGCTCCATCATCCCGTGATGGACGCCGCCAAATCCATGGGGCTTACCATGTCCGAGCGGCTGGCTGAGATTTTGCAGAGCGGAAAAATCCGCGGGATTTTCAACGGCCATGTACACGGAAGCTATACCGGCACCGTTTACGGCGTCCCGCAGTTTACTGCCGATTCCTTAAAAACCGGCTGCGACCTGCGCTCCGATACTCTGGCATACAACGACAGGGCCGGATATGAAATTGTGACCTTTGATGCGAAAGGGGACTGGCTTACCGAACGGTTCCTGATCCGGCCGGAGGCAGAAACCTTTTTTACAAAAGAATTTTAG
- a CDS encoding exonuclease domain-containing protein, with the protein MKSYIVLDLEWNQCACGKESSVERLPFEIFEIGAVKLDENRKKISEFHGLIRPNVYKELHPVISEVTHVSMEELEACGGTFRSVMEEFLDWCGTDFFFCTWGSMDLTELQRNMSYYGMELPFPKPFLFYDVQKLFSIEYSDGKTRESLDEAVDFLHLKTDVPFHRALDDAGYTAAIMERLDFEKVGPYVSTDYYRVPENRDEEFLLEFPDYTKFVSRVFESREDAMKDKSVTDMRCCRCKRLLRKKIRWFACGGQRFYLCLAVCPDHGFVRGKIRIKKREDGTVFAVRTQKIVDESGAELVFQKKEAEQVRRAEKQKMKKKTGHGIPAM; encoded by the coding sequence ATGAAGAGTTATATCGTTTTGGATTTGGAATGGAACCAGTGCGCCTGCGGGAAAGAGAGTTCCGTAGAGCGCCTGCCCTTTGAAATTTTTGAGATCGGGGCGGTCAAACTGGATGAAAACAGGAAAAAAATATCGGAATTTCACGGGCTGATCCGACCGAATGTCTATAAGGAGCTGCACCCCGTCATCTCCGAGGTGACCCATGTGTCCATGGAGGAGTTAGAGGCCTGCGGCGGCACCTTCCGGTCGGTCATGGAAGAGTTCCTGGACTGGTGCGGGACGGACTTTTTCTTCTGCACCTGGGGCAGCATGGATCTCACGGAGCTTCAGCGGAACATGTCGTACTACGGCATGGAACTCCCCTTTCCGAAGCCGTTTCTTTTTTACGATGTCCAGAAGCTTTTCAGCATCGAGTATTCCGATGGAAAGACGAGAGAGTCCCTGGACGAGGCCGTGGATTTCCTGCATTTAAAGACAGACGTGCCGTTTCACCGCGCGTTGGACGACGCCGGCTACACGGCGGCCATCATGGAGCGCCTGGATTTTGAAAAGGTCGGGCCGTATGTTTCCACGGACTATTACCGAGTGCCGGAAAACAGGGACGAGGAGTTCCTGCTGGAATTCCCGGATTACACGAAATTTGTCTCCCGCGTCTTTGAATCGAGGGAAGATGCCATGAAGGACAAAAGCGTCACCGACATGCGCTGCTGCCGGTGTAAGCGGCTGCTTAGAAAGAAAATCCGCTGGTTTGCCTGCGGCGGGCAGCGGTTTTATCTCTGTCTGGCGGTCTGCCCTGATCACGGTTTTGTGAGGGGAAAAATCCGGATTAAGAAACGGGAGGACGGAACGGTCTTCGCCGTGCGGACACAGAAAATCGTCGATGAAAGCGGTGCGGAGCTGGTTTTCCAGAAAAAGGAAGCGGAGCAGGTGCGCCGCGCAGAAAAGCAGAAAATGAAGAAAAAGACAGGGCATGGAATCCCTGCGATGTAA
- a CDS encoding D-alanyl-D-alanine carboxypeptidase, producing MKKILSFILSIALFAGLCPVMTAFAIESWPSGVSISADGGIVMDVDSGAILYGKNSNETYYPASITKILTALIIIENCDLDDTVTFSNNAVNNLEPGATIVGARTGDQMTVRNCLYALLLQSANEVANALAEYYSGSIEAFAEVMNQKAASLGCLNSHFANPSGLNNENHYTSAYDMALIARAAFANPTFVEIDSTLYYDVAPGELVQYPDGWRYYNHHRMMKQNESVYYQGIIGGKTGYTSLAGNTLVTCAERDGMRLVAVVLNGHQTHYEDTKALLDFGFENFKSLSVADQDSTYRNVENDLSIGGITPLSAIRIGIDKGSTVTIPANGNFSDVVSTLNYDLGNSAPDTAIARIDYMYGDQKVGQAYLEAVPVITQLPEYTGTVSSEESPAGETDAVSDGQEASATPAASEPDQEITEPESQKTPDGESDGFSVWGIVKNVLIVLAVIGAVGGAGFGFLTYRQHKEEQERVRRMERREKRLKEWGYSSSEFDLIMQQHMRAKNQFKKRSFRDKFRKH from the coding sequence ATGAAAAAAATCTTAAGCTTCATTCTCAGTATCGCCCTGTTTGCCGGACTCTGCCCTGTTATGACGGCTTTCGCCATTGAAAGCTGGCCTTCGGGCGTCTCCATTTCCGCCGACGGCGGGATTGTCATGGACGTCGATTCCGGCGCGATCCTCTATGGAAAAAACTCAAATGAAACGTATTATCCCGCCAGTATCACGAAGATCCTGACGGCGCTTATTATCATCGAAAACTGTGACCTGGACGATACGGTGACGTTTTCCAACAACGCCGTAAACAACCTGGAACCTGGCGCTACCATTGTCGGCGCCAGGACAGGCGATCAGATGACCGTCCGGAACTGCCTCTATGCCCTGCTGCTCCAGTCGGCCAACGAGGTGGCGAACGCGCTGGCGGAGTATTATTCCGGCAGTATCGAGGCCTTTGCCGAGGTCATGAACCAGAAGGCCGCGTCCCTGGGCTGCTTAAACTCCCACTTTGCGAACCCCAGCGGCCTCAACAACGAAAACCATTATACGTCTGCCTATGACATGGCGTTAATCGCCAGGGCGGCCTTTGCGAACCCGACCTTCGTGGAGATTGATTCCACCCTTTACTACGATGTGGCTCCGGGCGAGCTTGTGCAGTATCCCGACGGATGGAGATATTACAACCACCACCGGATGATGAAGCAGAACGAGTCTGTTTATTACCAGGGAATCATCGGCGGAAAGACCGGTTATACCTCTCTGGCCGGAAACACGCTCGTCACCTGCGCGGAGCGGGACGGCATGCGGCTCGTGGCCGTCGTCTTAAACGGCCATCAGACCCATTATGAGGACACAAAGGCGCTCCTTGATTTCGGCTTTGAGAACTTCAAATCCCTGTCCGTGGCCGACCAGGACAGCACCTACCGAAACGTGGAAAACGACCTGTCCATCGGCGGCATCACGCCGCTCTCGGCCATCCGGATCGGCATCGACAAAGGAAGTACCGTCACCATCCCGGCGAACGGGAATTTTTCCGACGTGGTTTCCACGCTGAATTATGATCTTGGGAATTCTGCTCCGGATACGGCCATTGCGCGGATTGACTACATGTACGGCGACCAGAAGGTCGGACAGGCCTATTTGGAGGCCGTTCCTGTCATCACCCAGCTTCCGGAATATACCGGCACTGTTTCGTCTGAGGAATCTCCCGCAGGAGAGACGGACGCAGTTTCCGACGGGCAGGAGGCGTCTGCCACACCGGCCGCTTCAGAGCCAGACCAGGAGATAACAGAGCCGGAGAGCCAGAAAACGCCGGACGGCGAATCGGACGGCTTTTCTGTGTGGGGCATTGTAAAGAATGTGCTGATCGTTCTTGCGGTGATCGGCGCTGTGGGAGGCGCAGGCTTCGGCTTTTTAACCTACCGCCAGCATAAGGAAGAACAGGAACGGGTCAGAAGAATGGAGCGCAGGGAAAAACGCCTGAAGGAATGGGGTTATTCTTCCAGCGAGTTTGACCTGATTATGCAGCAGCACATGCGGGCAAAAAACCAGTTTAAGAAGCGAAGCTTCCGGGATAAGTTCCGTAAGCATTAA
- a CDS encoding TIGR01906 family membrane protein codes for MKILRDGLGIVCAFCLMIVFLITSVEAVAYWTPGYYENEYEKYDVLNNLPEMSMENLLYVTDEMMDYLRGDRDDLHVFTTIGGEEREFFNEREIAHMEDVQNLFLGGMALRTVCLLTAAACLIALFFLEKKNMLRTVPRALCIGTGVFFAVCLLIAGIIATDFSRYFVVFHEIFFNNDLWLLDPRTDLLINIVPEPFFMDTALRIGLTFAAAVLVFFFINLGLWMKFGRRMGE; via the coding sequence ATGAAAATTTTAAGAGATGGACTGGGTATCGTCTGCGCCTTCTGCCTCATGATCGTGTTCCTGATCACGTCGGTTGAGGCTGTGGCTTACTGGACGCCCGGATATTATGAAAACGAATACGAAAAATACGATGTCTTAAACAATCTGCCGGAGATGTCCATGGAAAATCTCCTCTATGTGACCGATGAGATGATGGATTATCTCCGCGGCGACAGGGACGATCTCCATGTTTTCACCACCATCGGCGGCGAGGAGCGGGAGTTTTTCAACGAGCGGGAAATCGCCCACATGGAGGACGTGCAAAACCTTTTTTTAGGCGGCATGGCGCTTCGGACGGTCTGCCTTTTGACTGCGGCGGCCTGTCTCATCGCACTGTTTTTCCTTGAGAAAAAGAACATGCTCCGGACAGTGCCCCGCGCTCTCTGCATCGGAACCGGCGTATTTTTCGCCGTCTGCCTTCTGATCGCAGGCATCATCGCCACGGACTTTTCCAGATATTTCGTAGTCTTCCACGAAATCTTTTTTAACAATGATCTCTGGCTTCTGGATCCCCGCACGGATCTTTTGATCAACATCGTGCCGGAACCGTTTTTCATGGATACGGCTCTGCGGATCGGCCTGACCTTTGCCGCGGCCGTGCTGGTGTTCTTTTTTATAAACCTTGGCCTCTGGATGAAATTCGGACGGAGAATGGGAGAATGA